The following DNA comes from Pseudodesulfovibrio senegalensis.
TATCCGCACGCTGCCCGCGTCCGGGGCTTCCAGCCCCAGCATGATGCGTCCCAACGTGCTCTTGCCGCTGCCGCTGCGTCCCACGAGCCCGAGGCTTTCCCCCGGGTTCAGCGAAAGGTTCACGTCCTCGAGTACGGTAAAACGTTCCTGCTTGTGAAAAAAGCCGCCCCGTCCGTAGGTCTTTCTTATTCCGGAGAGTTCGACAACCGGCATGGTTCGCTCCCGTGGTTGCAGCCGGAAAACAGCAGATGCGTGGCAATGAGGCTCTGCGTGTATTCCTGCTGCGGATTACCGAAAATATCATGCACGGAGCCGCGTTCTATGATGCGCCCCTCGTGCATGACGGCCACGTCGTCGGCAAGCTTTGCTATGACGCCCAGATCGTGCGTCACCAGCAGCATGCCCAGCCCGCGCCGCTCCTTGAGCCCGGCCAGCAGGTCCAGCACGCGGGCCTGGGCCACGGTATCCAGATCCGTTGTGGGCTCGTCCGCTATGAGAAACGGGGCCTCCAGAATCAGGGCCAGGGCCACCATCACGCGCTGGAGCATGCCCCCACTCATCTGAAACGGATACAGATCCGGCACGGACTGCGGATCGGCAAAGCCGACCTCCTGCAGGGCGTCCAGCATGCGATCGCCAAAATCCGGGGAAAGCCTGCCGTGAGCAGCCAGGGTCTCCTTGAAATGGCTGCGAATGGTAAACACCGGGTCGAAACAGCTCATGGGATTTTGCAGAATCATGCCCACCTTGCTGCTGCGCATGGCCCGTCGTTGCGCTTTGCTTTCAAGGGTCTTGCCCTCCACGCGGACAGAACCCTGCATGGATAAGCCGCGCGGCAAAAGGTCCATGACCGAAAGGCAGGTCAGGGATTTGCCGCTGCCGCTGGCGCCCACAAGCCCCAGAACCCGGCCCAGCGAAGCCTGAAAGCCAACGCCGGAAACCAGCTCCCGGTCTGCGGAGCGCACATGCAGATTCCGCACTTCAAGAAACGGAATGGAACTCATGGCAAGACATCCTCCTGTACGGCCAGAGCCGGATCGAGCGTGTCCCGCAGGGCATCGCCCAGCAGGTTGAAGGCCATGACCGTCACGAAGATCATGACGCCGGGCAGCATGATGAGCATGGGGTGGCTCCATATGAACTGTCGCGCGTCACTGATCATCACGCCCCATTCGGGCATGGGCGGCGTAACCCCGAGACCGAGAAACGACAGGCCCGAGACGTGCAGCATCATGTGGCCGATGTCCAGAGTGCACAGAATCACCAGCTGGGCCACGATGGGCGGCAGGATGTGCCGCGCCGTGGTCCGCAGCCGCCCGGTGCCCGCAACCCTGGCCGCCAGCACGTACTCGCGGTTCTTCAGCGAAAGCACCATGCTGCGGATGATGCGCGCGTACCAGGCCCAGTGGGTCAGCGCCACGGCAATGATGACATTGACCATGCCCGTGCCCAGCACGCCGATGAGGAACATGGCCAGAATGAACGTGGGAAAGGTCAGAAAAACATCGCAGAAACGCATGAGCGAGGAATCCACGATGCCGCCTGCGTATCCGGAAACCGTGCCCACGGTAAACCCGAGCAGCAGCACGATGGCCATGATGGCGGCCACCGAACTGAGGGATGTCCGGGTGCCGTATACCAGCCGCGAAAGCACGTCGCGCCCCAGATGGTCGCACCCCAGCGGATGCTCGGCAGAGGGCGGGGCAAACCTGTTTTCCAGAACGACCTCGGTGGGGTCGTGCGGGGCCAGAGCCGGGGCAAACACGGCTGTGCCGCAGACGACCACCGCCATGAGCACGGCGATGGCCAGCACCCCGCGCCGGGCCACAAACCTGAAAAGGGTACGGGAGCTCATCGTTCCCCACCTCCTTCGAGCCGTATGCGCGGATCAAGCCAGGCGTAGAGGATGTCCACCCCGAGGTTCATGAGCACGAAGATGCCGGTCATGATGAGAATGAAACACTGCATGACCGGATAATCCCGGTTGTAGATGGCCGAGACCGCATAGCGGCCCACGCCGGGCCAGGAGAAAATGCTCTCGGCCACCACGGCCCCGCCGAACAGTTCGCCCACGTGCATGCCGATGGCCGTAACCACCGGGATGAGCGAATTGACCAGCACGTGCCTGCCC
Coding sequences within:
- a CDS encoding ATP-binding cassette domain-containing protein, producing the protein MSSIPFLEVRNLHVRSADRELVSGVGFQASLGRVLGLVGASGSGKSLTCLSVMDLLPRGLSMQGSVRVEGKTLESKAQRRAMRSSKVGMILQNPMSCFDPVFTIRSHFKETLAAHGRLSPDFGDRMLDALQEVGFADPQSVPDLYPFQMSGGMLQRVMVALALILEAPFLIADEPTTDLDTVAQARVLDLLAGLKERRGLGMLLVTHDLGVIAKLADDVAVMHEGRIIERGSVHDIFGNPQQEYTQSLIATHLLFSGCNHGSEPCRLSNSPE
- the nikC gene encoding nickel ABC transporter permease subunit NikC, whose amino-acid sequence is MSSRTLFRFVARRGVLAIAVLMAVVVCGTAVFAPALAPHDPTEVVLENRFAPPSAEHPLGCDHLGRDVLSRLVYGTRTSLSSVAAIMAIVLLLGFTVGTVSGYAGGIVDSSLMRFCDVFLTFPTFILAMFLIGVLGTGMVNVIIAVALTHWAWYARIIRSMVLSLKNREYVLAARVAGTGRLRTTARHILPPIVAQLVILCTLDIGHMMLHVSGLSFLGLGVTPPMPEWGVMISDARQFIWSHPMLIMLPGVMIFVTVMAFNLLGDALRDTLDPALAVQEDVLP